DNA from Anaerotignum faecicola:
GCCTTTTTCTACCGCAGTAACCGTACCTTCAATCAAAACTGCCGTATTCTTTGATGCTTCCGCCGATTTACTGGCCAGATTACGGACTTCATCGGCTACGACGGCAAATCCTTTTCCGGCTTCGCCGGCTCTTGCGGCCTCCACTGCAGCATTGAGAGCCAGAATATTAGTCTGGAAAGCAATATCTTCAATGGTTTTAATGATTTTACTGGTTTCACTGGAGCGCTGGCTGATATCATTCATTGCAGATATCAGTTCCTGCATCTGTGTGTTGCAG
Protein-coding regions in this window:
- a CDS encoding methyl-accepting chemotaxis protein; the protein is CNTQMQELISAMNDISQRSSETSKIIKTIEDIAFQTNILALNAAVEAARAGEAGKGFAVVADEVRNLASKSAEASKNTAVLIEGTVTAVEKGTKLVNGTAESLQRVVESAQQVGGIVDKIAEAASQQTASVSQVTLGVN